The DNA segment AACGCCTTGACGTAGTCGACCTTCTTCCACGGCTCGCGCACGCCCAGCTCGGTCGCCGGGAACATCACCGTGTGGAACGGGACGTTGTCCTTCGCCATGAACTGGGTGTAGCGGACGGTGTCGTCCGCCTCGTACCACCAGGACTTCCAGTCCCGGTCCGCCGGGTTCTGGTCGGCCCACTCCTTGGTCGCGCCGATGTACTCGACCGGGGCGTCGAACCAGACGTAGAAGACCTTGCCCTCGGCGGCCAGCTCCGGCCAGGTGTCGGCCGGGACGGGCACGCCCCAGTCCAGGTCACGGGTGATCGCGCGGTCGTGCAGGCCCTCGGTCAGCCACTTGCGGGCGATGGAGGAGGCCAGCTGCGGCCAGTCCTGCTCGTGCCGGGCCACCCACTCCTCGACCTCGTGCTGGAGCTTGGACTGCAGCAGGAAGAGGTGCTTGGTCTCGCGGACCTCCAGGTCCGTGGAGCCGGAGATCGCGCTGCGCGGCTCGATCAGGTCCGTCGGGTCCAGCACGCGGGTGCAGTTCTCGCACTGGTCGCCGCGCGCCTTGTCGTAGCCGCAGTGCGGGCAGGTGCCCTCCACATAGCGGTCGGGCAGGAAGCGGCCGTCCGCCGGGGAGTAGACCTGGCGGATCGCCCGCTCCTCGATGAAGCCGTTCTCGTTCAGCTTCCGGGCGAAGTGCTGGGTGATGTCGCGGTTCTCGGCGGAGGAGCTGCGGCCGAAGTAGTCGAAGGCCAGCGCGAAGCCGTCGTACACCGCCTTCTGCGCGTCGTGCGCCTGGGCGCAGAACTCGGCCACCGGCAGGCCCCGCTCCTTCGCGGCCAGCTCGGCGGGGGTGCCGTGCTCGTCGGTCGCGCAGATGTACAGGACGTCGTGGCCGCGCTGGCGGAGGTACCGGGAGTACACGTCCGCCGGGAGCATGGACCCCACCATGTTGCCCAGGTGCTTGATCCCGTTGATGTACGGAAGGGCGCTGGTGATGAGGTGTCGAGCCATCGGGGGCTGCTCCCAGGTCGCTACGGGTACGAACCTTGAAATCGTAGCCGACGTGTGTATGCCGCCCGCCTCCCGTTTTACGGGTGGGACGCGGGCGGCATACGGGGAGCTGCGGGGGTTACGGGCGCCAGTCCGCCAGTACGCCCTCGTACAGCTCGGTGTCCGTCAGCTCGCGGGGGGTGGGGCCCGCGTGGAAGAAGGACGTGTTGCCGGTCTTCAGCTTGCGGAGGTAGTCGAACGCCTTGTTGTCGTGCTCACCGAAGGCGACGAACGAGAAGAAGACCTTCGGGTGGGTCTTCGCCGCGTTCGTGAGGGCCTGGGTGGCGGGGGTCTTGGCGTCGGGGGCGCCGTCCGTCTGGAAGACGACCAGGACGTCGTCCTCCGGGGTGCCGTGCTTGTCGTGGTGGGCGAGTACGGCTTCCACGGCGGCGTGGTAGCTGGTGCGGCCCATGCGGCCGAGGTCCGCGTGCGTCTCGTCGATCTTGGTGGCGTGGTCCTCGGTGAGGGTGAGGTCCGTGGTGCCGTCGACCTCGGTGGAGAAGAAGACCACGTGGACGGTGGGGTCCTTGTCCAGGTGGGCCGCGAGGGCGAGGGTCTGGTCGGCGAGGGCCTGGGCGGAGCCGTCCTTGTAGTACGGGCGCA comes from the Streptomyces seoulensis genome and includes:
- the metG gene encoding methionine--tRNA ligase, whose amino-acid sequence is MARHLITSALPYINGIKHLGNMVGSMLPADVYSRYLRQRGHDVLYICATDEHGTPAELAAKERGLPVAEFCAQAHDAQKAVYDGFALAFDYFGRSSSAENRDITQHFARKLNENGFIEERAIRQVYSPADGRFLPDRYVEGTCPHCGYDKARGDQCENCTRVLDPTDLIEPRSAISGSTDLEVRETKHLFLLQSKLQHEVEEWVARHEQDWPQLASSIARKWLTEGLHDRAITRDLDWGVPVPADTWPELAAEGKVFYVWFDAPVEYIGATKEWADQNPADRDWKSWWYEADDTVRYTQFMAKDNVPFHTVMFPATELGVREPWKKVDYVKAFNWLTYYGGKFSTSQKRGVFTDQALDILPADYWRYFLIANAPESDDSSFTWEHFTATVNKDLADTLGNFVNRVLSFSKKRFGDEVPAGGEPGEAETRLGEEIAGLLAEYETQMEALQFRKAAAALRALWSAGNSYLEEKAPWLEIKTDKDAAALTLRTAMNLIHLYAVVSEPFIPSSAAAMRAAFALPDDTATWTTPEEARSLTTLQPGIPFTVPPVLFAKLTDEDLETYKERFGGQPA